The Aeromicrobium yanjiei genome includes a region encoding these proteins:
- a CDS encoding vWA domain-containing protein: MELTTRLDRDRFTWLTPSLTSADRASMLVEVTAPPMPDSTRAVPTQLVVVLDRSGSMAGPPIEQAKQALCDVVDRLAPTDTFGLVTFDDTVDVVVPAGPVSNRSLIKAMIRSVRPGGSTDLAAGLVRGLKEAQRLESHDGVRVLLVSDGHANRGVTDPAVIGRRTGQFLDQRISTSVLGMGLGYDELLLEAVSMAGAGNNYFADEAGTAGEAIAAECGELLAQRFLSVRLTVVPGNGVQRTSVLGDLNVTAHNDGVQIALGAFTADQTRSVVLQFDPKQAPKPGRRKVATVRLTYVLADDLEDYSVSHTVWAHVVDGDAKPAKVDREVTAEVLFQGVQRLKRRATDALQVGDLDAARRRYERALRSVHRHWADVPAHRRPEFEKDRAVIEDALRRLKADSSPTGMTYVSKMTVTDTAFNMRGRDRRRPSAG, encoded by the coding sequence ATGGAACTCACCACTCGACTCGATCGGGATCGCTTCACCTGGCTGACCCCGAGCCTCACCTCCGCAGACCGGGCCTCAATGCTCGTGGAGGTCACCGCGCCGCCGATGCCCGACAGCACCCGTGCCGTCCCCACCCAGCTGGTGGTCGTGCTCGATCGCAGCGGATCCATGGCGGGTCCTCCGATCGAGCAGGCGAAGCAGGCCCTGTGCGATGTCGTCGACCGCCTCGCGCCGACCGACACGTTCGGTCTGGTCACGTTCGACGACACGGTCGACGTCGTCGTGCCTGCCGGGCCCGTCTCCAACCGCTCCCTGATCAAGGCGATGATCCGGTCGGTACGCCCCGGGGGGTCGACCGACCTCGCCGCAGGTCTCGTCCGCGGGCTGAAGGAAGCGCAGCGCCTCGAGTCACACGACGGCGTACGCGTCCTGCTCGTGAGCGACGGGCACGCCAACAGAGGCGTCACGGATCCTGCCGTGATCGGACGACGTACCGGACAGTTCCTCGACCAGCGCATCAGCACGTCGGTGCTGGGGATGGGCCTCGGCTACGACGAGCTCCTGCTCGAGGCGGTCTCAATGGCCGGAGCCGGCAACAACTACTTCGCCGACGAGGCGGGCACTGCCGGCGAGGCCATCGCTGCGGAGTGCGGGGAGCTGCTCGCGCAGCGCTTCCTGTCGGTTCGTCTGACGGTGGTCCCGGGCAACGGCGTCCAGCGCACGTCGGTCCTGGGTGACCTCAACGTCACCGCCCACAACGACGGCGTGCAGATCGCTCTCGGCGCGTTCACCGCAGATCAGACTCGCAGCGTCGTGCTGCAGTTCGACCCGAAGCAGGCGCCCAAGCCCGGACGCCGCAAGGTCGCGACGGTCCGCCTGACGTACGTGCTGGCGGACGACCTCGAGGACTACTCGGTCTCGCACACGGTGTGGGCGCACGTCGTCGACGGCGACGCGAAGCCCGCCAAGGTCGATCGCGAGGTCACGGCCGAGGTGCTGTTCCAGGGTGTCCAGCGACTCAAGCGCCGCGCGACCGATGCGCTGCAGGTGGGTGACCTCGACGCCGCTCGTCGCCGGTACGAGCGCGCGCTGCGCAGCGTCCACCGGCACTGGGCGGACGTCCCGGCCCACCGGCGTCCTGAGTTCGAGAAGGATCGCGCCGTCATCGAGGACGCCTTGCGCCGGCTCAAGGCCGACTCGAGCCCCACGGGAATGACGTACGTGAGCAAGATGACGGTCACCGACACCGCCTTCAACATGCGCGGACGTGACCGTCGTCGCCCCAGCGCCGGCTGA
- a CDS encoding helix-turn-helix domain-containing protein, translating into MIKEQRDRKGMSRSQLAEAAELSYPYISQLETGLRKPSRNAARAIAQALDLSVEALERTIPGDVKDRSQVREAQQFSEQLLSGGPPPGVSQLRVASAPGGGGEHAAPGSREDLIGDILDLVEEFDPGERLDVLAEVQKRAMQRMLDARR; encoded by the coding sequence GTGATCAAGGAGCAGCGGGACCGCAAGGGGATGTCGCGGTCACAGCTGGCCGAAGCGGCTGAGCTCTCGTACCCCTACATCTCGCAGCTGGAGACCGGCCTGCGCAAACCGTCCCGCAATGCCGCTCGTGCGATCGCGCAGGCGCTGGACCTCAGCGTCGAGGCGCTCGAACGGACGATCCCGGGCGACGTCAAGGACCGCTCTCAAGTGCGGGAAGCACAGCAGTTTTCAGAGCAATTGCTCTCCGGCGGGCCACCCCCCGGGGTGTCGCAGCTCCGCGTCGCGTCTGCCCCTGGTGGCGGTGGCGAGCATGCCGCGCCCGGGTCGCGCGAGGACTTGATCGGCGACATTCTCGACCTGGTCGAGGAGTTCGATCCGGGGGAGCGGCTCGACGTCCTCGCCGAGGTGCAGAAGCGGGCCATGCAGAGGATGCTCGACGCCCGCCGGTGA
- a CDS encoding nuclease-related domain-containing DEAD/DEAH box helicase — MPTPMLWPEEPKFASGAEQRVWTALREQLGENDLLIANQRFTDHARDYELDIAVVFEGLGVVVLEIKGGKVWVEHGKWFQELPEGVKRRDPVEQAMTAKHVLKKWVEDSMAWAGKRPILWAHGVVLPNVRLDPQFDMPDCHRWMVVDRADMDDVVSRLRNMLTMQERDARPCDAMDIVAIHEALQGRFLPQRFSATLPSDAVADRVADHDDVIERLSLEQSRILDFIAHVDQVEIRGGAGSGKTWLAVEQARRLARDGQRVALMSYSRGLSVWMGRRLSTFGHKDQPAYVGTFHGLGAEWGATEGDDNDSDFWENRLPQEMLGLVRELEWGELFDAIVIDEAQDFADSWWPVVLEALKYEDSGLYVFTDEGQRIFHRFGDSPAGLVPLILDRNLRNTKQISQTFSPMAPNRLRVSQHEGEEVRFVECSHEDALDRADDMVDQLIDEGWQPSDIAVLTTGPRHPEQKSRQEAGWQSYWDSFWDKDQVFYGHVSGFKGLERPAVILAVNEQPGRDRATERLYVGLSRARDLLVVCGDAEHIEAQGGPAVLKRLRGIR; from the coding sequence ATGCCCACTCCCATGCTGTGGCCCGAAGAGCCCAAGTTCGCCAGCGGTGCAGAGCAGCGCGTCTGGACCGCTCTGCGAGAGCAGCTCGGCGAGAACGATCTCCTCATCGCCAACCAGCGATTCACCGACCACGCTCGCGACTACGAGCTCGACATCGCCGTGGTGTTCGAAGGGCTCGGAGTCGTCGTGCTCGAGATCAAGGGCGGGAAGGTCTGGGTCGAGCACGGCAAGTGGTTCCAAGAGCTGCCCGAGGGCGTGAAGCGCCGCGATCCCGTCGAGCAGGCCATGACGGCCAAACACGTCTTGAAGAAGTGGGTCGAGGACTCGATGGCCTGGGCCGGCAAGAGGCCGATCCTGTGGGCGCACGGCGTCGTGCTGCCGAACGTACGACTTGATCCGCAGTTCGACATGCCCGACTGCCATCGGTGGATGGTGGTGGACCGAGCCGACATGGACGACGTCGTGAGCCGTCTTCGCAACATGCTGACGATGCAGGAGCGGGACGCCCGTCCGTGCGACGCGATGGACATCGTCGCGATCCACGAGGCGCTGCAGGGTCGGTTCCTGCCTCAGCGGTTCTCCGCGACGTTGCCGTCCGACGCCGTGGCGGACCGGGTCGCCGACCACGACGACGTCATCGAGCGACTCAGCCTGGAGCAGTCCCGCATCCTCGACTTCATCGCGCACGTCGACCAGGTCGAGATCCGCGGGGGAGCGGGCAGCGGCAAGACGTGGCTCGCAGTGGAGCAGGCACGCAGGCTCGCGCGCGACGGCCAGCGGGTTGCGCTCATGAGCTATTCCCGCGGCCTGTCCGTCTGGATGGGGCGCCGGCTCAGCACGTTCGGCCACAAGGACCAGCCGGCGTACGTCGGCACGTTCCACGGGCTCGGCGCGGAGTGGGGCGCCACCGAGGGTGACGACAACGACTCCGACTTCTGGGAGAACCGACTTCCGCAGGAGATGCTCGGCCTCGTGCGCGAGCTCGAGTGGGGCGAGCTGTTCGACGCCATCGTCATCGACGAGGCTCAGGACTTCGCCGACTCGTGGTGGCCCGTCGTCCTGGAGGCCCTGAAGTACGAGGACAGCGGCCTCTACGTCTTCACCGACGAGGGGCAGCGCATCTTCCATCGCTTCGGGGACTCGCCGGCCGGGCTCGTGCCGCTCATCCTCGACCGCAACCTGCGCAACACCAAGCAGATCTCGCAGACGTTCTCGCCGATGGCGCCCAACCGGCTCCGGGTGAGTCAGCACGAAGGCGAGGAGGTCCGCTTCGTCGAGTGCTCTCATGAGGACGCTCTCGACCGGGCCGACGACATGGTCGACCAGCTGATCGACGAGGGCTGGCAGCCGTCCGACATCGCGGTGCTGACCACGGGCCCGCGGCACCCGGAGCAGAAGTCGCGGCAGGAGGCCGGCTGGCAGTCGTACTGGGACTCGTTCTGGGACAAGGACCAGGTCTTCTACGGACACGTCTCGGGATTCAAGGGGCTTGAACGCCCCGCGGTGATCCTCGCAGTCAACGAGCAGCCGGGACGGGATCGAGCGACGGAGCGTCTGTACGTCGGGCTGTCCCGCGCTCGGGACCTGTTGGTGGTCTGCGGGGACGCGGAGCACATCGAGGCACAGGGCGGACCGGCCGTCCTGAAGCGACTGAGGGGGATCAGATGA
- a CDS encoding PD-(D/E)XK nuclease family protein, whose protein sequence is MIRVEATDYGSGALARLTDVVAQLKGGDPMKPVTVLAPSNVAGIVARRHLAAGLGNGTAGVAGMDITTLPRLAERIAANTFAPRRPQTRTVLTAAWRKALDEDAGVFGSVANHPSTIRALAEAHGELRDLTKDGLDALSTSANLTPSLVSLHRRVSAQLSADWYDETALLEAATRRIDEGYKVSAMILYLPQELSLAESAFAQALGQSGELVVIAGLTGARRADELVHRSLRRIGASTAWSPKIATAAKIINASDSDDEVRSVVREVVESLQTTPGHRIAVLYASASPYARLLHEQLLTAGVTVNGPGVRAVHERASARFLTEVLALVDNDVPRADLFRALANAPACDFTGTRIPVGAWERISRSAGVVGGTDWDQMLATFARDMLREADREDESGDRPWLADRHRNDAETACALRAFVTGLRSQLADATGIASWSDLADWAEQLFSALLGDAGGTLPPEEQYAAVTMSSVLRGMSVLETVDGSASLGALRDVLDLELASALPRVGKFGHGVLVAPISAAVGLELDVIYLVGLSEDTYPGKLREDALLSRRARAAVPDELTSQRDALHAKYRALLIAMSSAKSVVASFPRGDLRRSTHRLPSRWLLSSLRELSGNHRLPATEWEDAEYAGAVVTSGSFAGELLTTSVLASEQEWRTRAAIGGELDEAAVSSAHALLDARDSSEFTRFDGKVSETGGLPDYARGKKAVSPTALEAYASCPHAFFVERLLGVEPLEQPEDSVEISPMDIGNLVHESFDALVTEFADALPGYGQPWSESQRSRLVEIAQAKATEFEERGLTGHPTLWEREKHRVITDLTNMLDVDDAWRAETNSAVVASELSFGTDGIAPVEILVPSGTVLMRGSADKVDVAADGTLHVTDIKTGSKRRFKEITQDEPDVGGTKLQLPAYAYAARKVFGSKGTPVVTAYWFVRKDPGRVEIAMTAEVEDRYRSTLEVLVKSIRSGLFPAKAPETEDFRWVQCPYCNPDGIGHGEARERWERKRHDVSLFDLVALIDSAAITNEDPA, encoded by the coding sequence GTGATCCGAGTTGAAGCGACCGACTACGGTTCAGGGGCCCTAGCGCGCCTGACGGATGTGGTCGCCCAGTTGAAGGGTGGCGACCCCATGAAGCCGGTAACCGTCCTTGCGCCCAGCAACGTCGCTGGCATCGTAGCCAGGAGGCACCTGGCAGCAGGGCTAGGCAACGGAACCGCCGGCGTCGCCGGCATGGACATCACAACCCTCCCGAGGCTCGCCGAACGCATCGCAGCCAACACCTTCGCCCCGCGTCGCCCGCAGACCCGGACCGTGTTGACCGCCGCCTGGCGCAAAGCGCTGGATGAGGACGCCGGCGTGTTCGGGTCCGTGGCGAACCATCCAAGCACAATCCGCGCTCTCGCCGAAGCACACGGTGAGCTCCGAGACCTCACGAAGGACGGGCTCGACGCCCTGTCCACATCGGCGAACCTGACTCCTAGCCTCGTGTCGCTCCACCGCCGGGTCTCAGCGCAACTTTCAGCTGACTGGTACGACGAGACCGCGTTGTTGGAGGCCGCGACCCGACGGATCGACGAAGGCTACAAAGTCTCCGCGATGATTCTCTACCTACCGCAGGAACTCTCCCTGGCGGAGTCTGCGTTTGCGCAGGCCCTTGGCCAATCCGGTGAATTGGTGGTCATCGCGGGCCTGACCGGTGCGCGGCGTGCTGACGAGCTGGTGCATCGCTCTCTTCGCCGCATCGGAGCGAGCACCGCTTGGTCTCCCAAAATCGCTACAGCCGCCAAGATCATCAATGCGTCCGACTCCGACGACGAAGTTCGAAGCGTCGTTCGCGAAGTTGTCGAGTCACTGCAGACGACTCCTGGACACCGCATCGCTGTGCTGTATGCCTCGGCGAGCCCCTACGCGCGCCTGTTGCACGAGCAACTTCTCACGGCGGGCGTGACGGTCAACGGGCCCGGAGTACGGGCAGTGCACGAGCGGGCATCTGCTCGTTTCCTGACGGAAGTCCTGGCTCTCGTCGACAATGACGTTCCTCGCGCCGACCTCTTTCGTGCGCTTGCCAATGCCCCTGCGTGCGACTTCACAGGGACACGTATCCCAGTCGGCGCGTGGGAACGAATCTCGCGAAGCGCCGGGGTCGTGGGGGGCACTGATTGGGACCAAATGCTGGCGACGTTTGCCAGGGACATGCTTCGTGAGGCGGATCGCGAAGACGAGTCCGGGGATCGGCCCTGGCTCGCCGATCGGCACCGGAATGATGCTGAGACAGCCTGTGCACTCCGCGCCTTTGTGACCGGGCTGCGATCGCAACTTGCTGACGCGACCGGGATCGCATCGTGGAGCGACCTAGCCGACTGGGCCGAGCAACTCTTCTCGGCTCTTCTCGGCGACGCCGGAGGCACGCTTCCCCCAGAGGAGCAGTATGCCGCCGTCACCATGTCCTCAGTACTACGTGGCATGTCGGTCCTTGAAACAGTGGATGGCTCGGCATCGCTTGGCGCCCTGCGGGACGTCCTTGACCTCGAACTCGCGTCCGCACTCCCCCGAGTAGGGAAATTCGGCCATGGGGTCTTAGTAGCTCCGATCTCGGCGGCCGTAGGTCTGGAGCTTGATGTCATCTATCTGGTTGGCCTCAGTGAAGACACCTATCCGGGCAAGCTTCGCGAGGATGCACTTCTGTCCCGCCGTGCCCGTGCGGCGGTGCCTGACGAACTGACTTCTCAACGCGACGCGTTGCACGCAAAATACCGCGCCCTCCTGATTGCTATGTCCAGCGCAAAGTCTGTGGTTGCGTCGTTCCCCCGGGGCGACCTTCGGCGGTCGACCCATCGTCTGCCGAGCCGCTGGCTGCTGTCCTCGCTTCGCGAGCTCAGCGGCAATCATCGTCTCCCCGCCACGGAGTGGGAGGACGCCGAATACGCCGGCGCGGTCGTGACATCCGGCTCGTTTGCTGGCGAACTGTTGACCACATCCGTTCTAGCCTCCGAGCAAGAGTGGCGAACGCGAGCCGCGATCGGCGGCGAACTCGACGAGGCCGCCGTGTCGTCGGCGCACGCACTGCTCGACGCCCGGGACAGCTCCGAGTTCACGAGGTTCGACGGCAAGGTGAGCGAGACCGGCGGCCTGCCTGACTACGCGCGCGGCAAAAAGGCTGTCTCTCCCACCGCCCTTGAGGCATACGCGTCGTGCCCTCACGCGTTCTTCGTCGAAAGGCTGTTGGGGGTGGAACCTCTCGAGCAACCTGAGGACTCAGTCGAGATCTCGCCGATGGACATCGGCAACTTGGTTCACGAGTCGTTCGACGCGCTCGTCACCGAGTTCGCTGACGCCCTCCCGGGCTATGGGCAACCATGGTCCGAGTCACAGCGCTCACGGCTAGTGGAGATTGCCCAGGCCAAAGCAACAGAATTCGAGGAGCGTGGCCTCACTGGGCATCCCACTCTCTGGGAACGCGAGAAGCACCGGGTCATCACTGACTTGACCAACATGCTCGACGTCGACGACGCGTGGCGCGCTGAGACCAACAGCGCTGTAGTTGCCAGTGAGCTGTCGTTCGGCACAGATGGCATTGCCCCGGTCGAGATTCTGGTGCCCAGCGGCACCGTCCTGATGAGAGGCAGCGCAGACAAGGTCGATGTGGCGGCCGACGGGACACTTCATGTCACCGACATCAAGACCGGTAGCAAGCGCAGGTTCAAAGAAATCACCCAGGATGAGCCAGACGTGGGAGGGACCAAGCTGCAGCTGCCTGCGTATGCCTACGCAGCGCGCAAGGTGTTCGGCTCGAAGGGAACGCCTGTGGTGACGGCTTACTGGTTCGTCCGGAAGGATCCTGGACGCGTCGAAATAGCTATGACTGCGGAGGTCGAAGACCGCTACCGGTCGACCCTCGAGGTCCTCGTCAAGTCCATCCGGTCCGGCTTGTTCCCGGCGAAGGCACCTGAGACCGAAGACTTCAGATGGGTTCAGTGCCCTTACTGCAACCCGGACGGCATCGGGCACGGCGAGGCACGTGAACGCTGGGAGCGCAAACGACACGACGTCAGCCTCTTTGATCTCGTCGCGCTGATCGACTCCGCTGCCATCACCAACGAGGACCCCGCATGA
- a CDS encoding T3SS (YopN, CesT) and YbjN peptide-binding chaperone 1, with product MGSYEETVVDREVAGAWLTFRVRVADRLADMPVDDVLALGLPDADDGWTVELVVTRRDSRFEALWEWDDEQDRPQARHGRSIAFGPGSIDAYARVISDALESAGAVHPSFVEVLAGDLVLADPAEPTSAPAPRTPTPESVTPLDRADLQQWVERAVSERLGFEPPVRDDGSIGLARDAGRVDIRVSRSRPVVEVWAVVARDVDVRKARKRLLKLNGRFHFFCFSLIGDSLVVATTVNAAPFCSAHLDRAIDSTFGFLQDEGARVRAKVIRPRPGTPVALGVDEDLLLLFGMSGGRSDLVIMARDLADDSRRSLRRWRDAAIEAGKLARRRTASAEGALQDALLLQVIAWRKVVSALDDAIGEITDESGAAA from the coding sequence ATGGGCAGCTATGAGGAGACGGTGGTCGACCGTGAGGTCGCTGGCGCCTGGCTGACGTTCCGCGTCCGTGTCGCTGACCGCCTGGCCGACATGCCCGTTGACGACGTCCTGGCTCTGGGCCTGCCCGATGCCGACGACGGATGGACGGTCGAGCTGGTCGTGACGCGGCGCGACTCGCGCTTCGAGGCGCTCTGGGAGTGGGACGACGAGCAGGACCGACCCCAGGCGCGGCACGGGCGCAGCATTGCGTTCGGCCCCGGCAGCATCGACGCGTACGCCCGCGTGATCTCGGATGCGCTCGAGTCCGCCGGTGCCGTCCACCCATCGTTCGTCGAGGTTCTCGCAGGCGATCTCGTCCTTGCTGACCCTGCGGAGCCCACCTCCGCACCGGCCCCACGAACGCCCACACCGGAGTCCGTGACGCCACTCGACCGCGCCGATCTGCAGCAGTGGGTCGAGCGAGCCGTGTCCGAGCGCCTCGGCTTCGAGCCCCCGGTTCGCGACGATGGGTCGATCGGCTTGGCACGCGACGCCGGCAGGGTCGACATCCGGGTGAGCCGAAGCCGTCCGGTCGTCGAGGTGTGGGCCGTGGTCGCCCGTGACGTCGACGTCCGCAAGGCGCGCAAGCGCCTGCTGAAACTGAATGGGCGCTTCCATTTCTTCTGCTTCTCGCTGATCGGCGACAGCCTGGTGGTGGCGACGACGGTGAACGCCGCCCCCTTCTGCTCTGCACATCTCGACCGCGCCATCGACTCGACCTTCGGCTTTCTGCAGGACGAAGGAGCCCGGGTGCGCGCCAAGGTGATCCGGCCGCGTCCGGGTACGCCTGTCGCTCTAGGCGTCGACGAGGACCTGCTTCTGCTCTTCGGCATGTCTGGGGGCCGGTCTGACCTGGTCATCATGGCGCGTGACCTCGCGGACGACTCGCGGAGATCGCTGCGGCGTTGGCGCGACGCTGCGATCGAGGCAGGCAAGCTGGCGAGACGCAGGACCGCCTCGGCCGAGGGCGCATTACAGGACGCGCTCCTCCTGCAGGTCATCGCCTGGCGCAAGGTCGTCTCGGCACTGGACGACGCGATCGGTGAGATCACCGACGAGAGCGGCGCTGCCGCGTGA
- a CDS encoding PGN_0703 family putative restriction endonuclease, whose product MSTDPAAAWDDPVWRETSDNRWQAGLRLQQTWWRQTIAGQPAGPATGQLGRLVGSMLPLDVSLDVNLMTPAARAAFHRAKSDSKGRPGMIQEDRLRRNALSSQPLCFNLFGHLASDPASILPWIREIDDQASIVDDIRIEWAPSTGTFSGSAFDAFVEYTTGTGERGFVGVECKYHEDLKATLRKPAAQKFLEHTSSQWWRPDAASHLDKNGLRQLWFNQLLTQATIEIEAYDRAFGVVVACDEDQAARVATAKVQEQLVDTAGLSFHSIQSIVEAVDGHDDWRRTFSERYTDFSPISGLLPQNDPRRPATSKSSRG is encoded by the coding sequence ATGAGCACGGACCCAGCTGCCGCGTGGGACGACCCTGTCTGGCGAGAGACATCGGACAACCGCTGGCAGGCAGGCCTCCGGCTTCAGCAGACGTGGTGGCGCCAGACGATCGCGGGTCAACCGGCCGGTCCGGCGACCGGCCAGCTGGGTCGGCTCGTCGGTTCGATGTTGCCGCTCGATGTCTCCCTCGACGTCAACTTGATGACGCCCGCTGCCCGCGCGGCATTTCACCGGGCCAAGAGCGACTCGAAGGGGCGTCCGGGGATGATCCAAGAGGACCGCCTCCGTCGCAACGCCCTCTCGTCGCAGCCGCTGTGCTTCAACCTCTTCGGTCATCTGGCGAGTGATCCGGCGTCGATTTTGCCGTGGATCCGGGAGATAGACGATCAGGCATCCATCGTCGACGACATCAGGATCGAGTGGGCGCCGAGCACAGGTACGTTCTCCGGCTCTGCGTTCGATGCATTCGTCGAGTACACGACCGGGACGGGAGAGCGGGGATTCGTCGGGGTGGAGTGCAAGTACCACGAAGATCTGAAAGCGACGCTGCGCAAGCCGGCCGCACAGAAGTTCCTTGAGCACACGAGCAGTCAATGGTGGCGGCCGGATGCGGCATCCCACTTGGACAAGAACGGTCTCCGCCAGCTCTGGTTCAACCAGCTCCTCACGCAGGCGACCATCGAGATCGAGGCGTACGACCGCGCGTTCGGCGTGGTCGTCGCGTGCGACGAGGACCAGGCCGCGCGCGTTGCGACCGCCAAGGTCCAGGAGCAGCTGGTGGATACTGCCGGACTGAGCTTCCACTCGATCCAGTCGATCGTCGAGGCCGTCGACGGCCACGACGACTGGCGTCGCACGTTCTCCGAGCGCTACACCGACTTCTCACCCATCAGTGGCCTCCTGCCCCAGAACGATCCTCGTCGGCCAGCGACCTCGAAGAGTTCTCGTGGGTGA